The Fulvia fulva chromosome 1, complete sequence region TGCTGGGCTGATGAATCTGCCGCTCGCCGAAGGTGTGCCGCTAGCAACAAGCCACATGCGCCGCAACGGGCAGTGTCCAGTGTCCAGGAACCTTTTCCTCAATCAGACGGAAACACAGCGCCGTCTTGCCGGTCTGAGCGATTGCCTTTGGGCCATTCCTGCAGCCTGTGAGGGAGATTCGACAGCGAGAGTGTAGAGACGTACTCTGCACGCCATGGCCCGTGGTGCATGTCTTTCTGCAGAAGAAAAGTGGTGATCCGGAATGGACCATTTGCAAGTGGAGAGAAAAGGGCTATCGGAGACGAGCCCGGTTGCTGCGGTTGCGTAGATCTCCGAGCGACTCGTCTATCGGGTTCAGTAGCGATCGGTGAATATGTATGCACTTGGGTGTTCTGGAGGCGTTGAATGTTTGATGGAACGTCTTCCCTCTCCGCGCCAGCATGTCCACCACATGGTGATCCTGGTAAGACATGTCTGTCCTTACGGTGACAGCTAGCAGCATTCTGCACCTTCATCAAACGCCTATGCTGGTTCGGCACGCTCTCGAGATGCCTCTGTGGAGAGTGTATGGGAACAGCCGCACGGCGATGATCATTGGTTGTGGTCGAAGTCGAAGGCGAGACCTCCGGAGTATGCCAATGCGGCAAGGCGCGTTCGGCATGTCGCCATCTGCAGCGGcccgtacctcctagatcTTGTCAAGACTCAAGACTCAAGACTCAAGAGCCCAGGCCGTGTCTTGGCAGCACAACAGCTTCCTCCAAGTTCCGCGGCAACATTGGACGTCGCGTGGTGCTACTGCGCGCAGAGCTTCGTAGTGACATTGCAAGCCGTGCAAGCGTCCCCTTGTCGCCTTAGTGACGCCTCAGACTTTGTCGAAGGAAAGTGTTTCGTCAGGCCACAAGCGGTTGGGTACGAAGCCCGCCGTGATaaaatgtgctgttggcggttgtgaacctccaaaggtaagcgtagcggagtggagctctctgccaacccttctagactgcaaagtagcgtgcgatccacgctaccgctacccgacgtacagtgcttattatacgacgacataggcgttagcgacgagtatatgtttgcgagttcgccaacaggcacagtgcggtaggtcacgtgaccctaaaacttgaaagttgaccaaatcagagcgggcgccaaggctagttcagggctggtatagagcttcactccctcgctgacgcctcacctacgtactcgcaagctcgtactccggtgtggctagcgctcggtcgctacgcttaatCAGCTCGATGGCCATCTGCGCTTTACTACCATCATCGCCGTCTGCCAGCAGGTGGCTTGCCCGCGACTAGCCAACTTTCAGGGCGCCATCTTGCGATGCGACACGGTACGAGGCATGTTCCCGTAGGCCATCGCGACCGACGAGCATCTCCAGCGCTCCTGCGAGGTCGAGATCGGGCACAGAGCCAGGGCTGCTGTCGCTATCCGCATCAACTCGCCCTCCGCGTTCCAGGCAAGACAGGGGCGTGTGATATGGCGGCCGAATGAGAAGTAGCAGGATAATTGAGCTTCACGCTGACGGCTTCTAGAACTAGCCCGCAACCTTACCTCGACCCAATCCAGCAGTCATTCCTTCTAGTGCGTCTCCGTCTGGAAACGATTCAGTCCCACCCACCTAAACATGAACTCTGCTGCTGGGAACGGTCAGTCTCAATGACGAGATCTGGGCTCAGCGATGCAGACGGTTCGACCACTACTGTCGCCAACAATTTAGCTGCCGTGCCGGGCTTGCGATTAGACACACCTGGTCTAACGGCGCTCGAGCAGGAGTCAAACATCCACGAGCCCGGAGCGTTGACGATCTACGAGAAAGGGTATTCTTCCAGGCGCGCCCTCTCTTCCCGTTACTTTGTTGGTCATCTTCGATACTGGTGTTGTGTATACTTGACAGCATTGACTGCAACTTGTTTCCTGCCTCAAAACAATCATCGCTGCTTAAGGCAGCCATCAACACAAAGATGAGCTTCCGTCATGGCACGGCCACCACAACGGCCACTCACACAAGGTCTGGCTCACCCGACAGCGATCCCAGCGAGGACATCGCGCCTGTGCCATCGAATCCATTCCAGTCTCCATATGGCTCAATGCCGGCGTCTGCGATGGGTTCATCGACCGGCGTCCATCAAGCACCTCCTCCAAGGTACTTCCACTCACGACGCATCAACAAGGGAGACATTGAGAAGCCATGGCTCGAGAAGAAGGATCCAAAGGAGAAGTGGGTGTGGATATTGCCAGTCATCGGCATGATCATCGGTATCGGCCTTGCCGGATTCCTCATCTACGAAGGACTACAAAAGGTCTCCAACAACCACACCTACTGTCCAGTGCTGGACACGGATTTCTCCAACGGCATTGATCCTAAGATCTGGACGAAGGAGGCTGAAGTCGGTGGATTTGGGTAAGTGATCGCCCAGTTCGGAAGATGCGACCGACGCCCAATCGCTAACAATCACCTACAGCAACGGACAATTCGAGCAGACTACCACCACCGACGAGAATGCATTCATCAAAGATGGGATGCTCCACATCAAGCCGACTCTCCAGGACGAAAAGCTTGTCGAATCGAACAATGTTATCAACCTTACCATGGACGGCACTTGCTCGTCTGATGTCTGGTCCAACTGTGTCGCCGTGACCAACACCACCAACGGCACCATTGTCAACCCTGTCAAGTCTGCACGCCTCAGCACCAAGGCAGGCGCGAAGATTCAGTACGGTCGCGTCGAGGTCGAGGCACAAATTCCCGACGGCGACTGGCTCTGGCCGGCGATCTGGCTTCTGCCAGTCAACGAGACGTACGGTCAGTGGCCAGCCTCTGGTGAAATCGACATCATGGAGTCGCGCGGCAACAACTACACCTACCCCATGGGCGGTAACGATGTCGTTTCTTCTGCGCTTCACTGGGGACCCGACGCTGACAACGACGCCTGGTGGCGAAACAACATAAATCGCAAGGCTCTGCACACCACGTACTCGTCCGGCTTCCACGTTTACGGCATGGAGTGGACTGAGAAGTACATCTTCACATACATCGATACCCGTCTCCTCCAAGTCCTCTATACAAACTTCGACAAGCCATTCTGGCAAAAGGGCAACTTCCCCGTCTCCAACGCCAACGGCACACGTCTCGTCGACTCTTGGTCACAGACCGGTCGCGACAGCACGCCCTTCGACCAGAACTTCTACCTCATCCTCAACGTCGCCGTCGGCGGCACCAACGGCTGGTTTCAAGACGGAAAAGCCAGCAAGCCTTGGGTCGACGCTTCGAGCACTGCCAAGCGGGACTTCTGGAACGCACGTAACCAGTGGTACCCCACGTGGGAGAAGAATGGCGAGATGAAGGTGAAGAGCGTGAAGATGTGGCAGCAACAGGGCTACAATGGCTGCCAGTAAGTCCAGCCAGGCTTCACATTCTTTGGCGTTTGCATAGCTTGGAGTTTCTTGGGTAGGGTCGAGGCGCAGAAGGAAGGGGGGGAATTGTATACTTACGAAGCGATGCGTGAACATAAGCAGCACAGCTACTGGACGAGTGTTGATGGAGGGCGAGATA contains the following coding sequences:
- a CDS encoding Beta-1,3-glucan-binding protein, which produces MSFRHGTATTTATHTRSGSPDSDPSEDIAPVPSNPFQSPYGSMPASAMGSSTGVHQAPPPRYFHSRRINKGDIEKPWLEKKDPKEKWVWILPVIGMIIGIGLAGFLIYEGLQKVSNNHTYCPVLDTDFSNGIDPKIWTKEAEVGGFGNGQFEQTTTTDENAFIKDGMLHIKPTLQDEKLVESNNVINLTMDGTCSSDVWSNCVAVTNTTNGTIVNPVKSARLSTKAGAKIQYGRVEVEAQIPDGDWLWPAIWLLPVNETYGQWPASGEIDIMESRGNNYTYPMGGNDVVSSALHWGPDADNDAWWRNNINRKALHTTYSSGFHVYGMEWTEKYIFTYIDTRLLQVLYTNFDKPFWQKGNFPVSNANGTRLVDSWSQTGRDSTPFDQNFYLILNVAVGGTNGWFQDGKASKPWVDASSTAKRDFWNARNQWYPTWEKNGEMKVKSVKMWQQQGYNGCQ